The Rhodothermales bacterium genome contains the following window.
ATGCCGTTCGCGTCGATCTCGTCCGGATTGGTCCAGACGTTGGCGCGCAGATCGGCGTGTTTCCAGTCCGTTCGGGCGTCCACAATCGCGAGCAGCACGTTGCCCTGTTCGCCTTTTACCACGTCCCAGGCCTCGGGCACGTTCATGCGTGTCAGGTGCGTCTGCTGGGAAAAGAGCCGGTCGTTGGGCGCGGCGGACATCAGAAATCCGCCTTCTTCCTGCAAAAACGACGGGGGCGCGACATCTACCCGAAGCATCCGGATCGGCCGGGCGTCGACGACTTCCGGAAGTGTCCGGAACGCCGCCGCGACGGCCGCGGGGTCGTGCATGGCGTCGAACTGCACGCGAAAGGTCTGCAGAAGCCGCTCGGTGCCCTTGATCTGGCCGCGTTTGGATGCCCGGAGCCGCTGCGCCTCGGGGAACGCCGGCTCGACGGCGTACACCCCGTAGGCCGCCCCGCGCGCCTCGAGCCGGGCGCTCTGCGTTTTGCCGGCGCCCTGCGCGAACTTTACCAGCACGACGCCCGGTTCGTACTGCTCCGCCGTCGACCGCTGCCGTTTGGCGCGATCGTCGTCCCCGGTGCCCGCCGTTACCGGACCGGCTGCAGAAAACAGGAGGAGCAGGGTCAGAACCGTGGCAAAGCCGGCTCTGGACCGGTTGGCGTCTGTGATCATGATGGCTGGTCGAAACGTGGTGAAAAGCGCGGGTGCGGTCGGGTGGCTCTCAAGATAGGGTGTCGTCACGCAACTCCCTACAGGCGGGCGCCCTAGGTATGTACTCGCAAAGCAACAATAGTACCTAACGAAGGCCTGTCGCGGTGGAGGTCCGTGGCCTTCCCTCCGCCCGCGCATCCGGCGCGTGCGCAGGCGCCATTTTCACAGGCCGGCGGCCTTCGCCTCGTCCCAATAGCGGTCCAGCGTCTCCAGATCCATGCCGGCCATGGTCTTTCCTTCGGCATCGAGTTTCTGTTCGATATACTGGACACGCCGGGCAAATTTGGCGTTGGTTCGGCGCAGGGCGTTTTCGGGCTGGAAGCCCGCGAGGCGGGCGTAGTTGACCAGCGCGAAAAGCAGGTCGCCCAGTTCGCCCTCCTGCTCGTCCGCCGGCAGGTCGCCCTCGACGGTCTTTTTGAATTCGCCCAGTTCCTCCTCCACCTTCACCCAGGCCGCCTCGGCGGTCGCGAAGTCGAACCCGACGGCCGCGGCCTTCTCCTGCATGCGGTAGGCGCGGAGCAGTCCGGGCAGTTCGGCGGGCACGCCGGCGAGCACGCCGCGTTTGTTGCGGCCCTCGGTCAGCTTGATGCGCTCCCAGTTCGCGAGCACCTCCTCCACCCCGGACACCGCCGTGTCGCCAAAGACGTGCGGGTGCCGGCGGACGAGCTTGGCCGACTCGGTTTCGATCACATCGGCCAGCGCAAACTCCTGCTCCCCTTCCGCGATGGCGCTGTGAAACACCACGTGGAGCAGCACGTCACCCAGTTCCTTCTTCAGCTCCTCCCAGTTTTGGTTGTCGATGGCTTCCACTACCTCGTAGGTCTCTTCGATGAAGAGGTGTTTGACGGAGGTGTGCGTTTGCTCGCGGTCCCACGGGCAATCCCGGCGGAGCTGGCGCACGATGGCCACGAAATCGGCGAAGGCGTCGAGCACGGCCGGCTCCGTGGCAAATACCGGGTCGTAAATCTTTTCGGACATCAGCGGTTGGGTGGTTTGCGGTGCGTGGGGAGTTGGAGGGGGATGCTGGATGCAAGATGCAGGATGCAGGATTCGGTCGTTTGTATCGGTGACGCTCTGTGCTCGTCCTGCTTGCCTATCAAGCTTCCATAATCCAGGATCCAGGATCTGGGATCCCGGATCTCTTCAGGCAACGACACGTGCATTTTTTCACGAGCCGATGACATGACGTTGTCAGCCGATCACCGTAATTTACCCGCCGAGGTTATGTTTCGACCTCGAACATCGTCTATAGAGGAAACAGGCAACCCGATCGATGGCTGTTTCATCCTCCGGGCGGATTCGTGCGACGCCGAAAGGCGCCTTATCAGGACGGCTGCGCGCCCAGACACCCACCGGGCCGCGAGCGGACTCATGCAACGCCACCGGGGATCATGTTCTTAACTCAATCAATGGAGGTTTTCTATGGCACGAGGGATCAACAAGGTTATCCTCATCGGCAACCTGGGGCAGGACCCCGAACTTCGGTACACGGGCAGCGGCACGGCCGTC
Protein-coding sequences here:
- the mazG gene encoding nucleoside triphosphate pyrophosphohydrolase, encoding MSEKIYDPVFATEPAVLDAFADFVAIVRQLRRDCPWDREQTHTSVKHLFIEETYEVVEAIDNQNWEELKKELGDVLLHVVFHSAIAEGEQEFALADVIETESAKLVRRHPHVFGDTAVSGVEEVLANWERIKLTEGRNKRGVLAGVPAELPGLLRAYRMQEKAAAVGFDFATAEAAWVKVEEELGEFKKTVEGDLPADEQEGELGDLLFALVNYARLAGFQPENALRRTNAKFARRVQYIEQKLDAEGKTMAGMDLETLDRYWDEAKAAGL